One window of the Balaenoptera ricei isolate mBalRic1 chromosome X, mBalRic1.hap2, whole genome shotgun sequence genome contains the following:
- the DUSP21 gene encoding dual specificity protein phosphatase 21 — MTTPPCPLLAQAVGQPSVHGLSQITGSLYISNGVAASNELMLSTNHITTVINVSVEVANACFEGIQYVHVPVVDAPTTHLYDFFDPIADHIHSVEMKQGRTLLHCAAGVSRSATLCLAYLMKYHSMTLLDAYMWTKLCRPIIQPNIGFWEQLIHYEFKLFSKNTVHMISSPVGMIPDIYEKTSV; from the coding sequence ATGACAACACCGCCGTGTCCCCTCCTGGCTCAGGCTGTCGGGCAGCCCTCGGTCCATGGCCTCTCCCAGATAACCGGCAGTCTATACATCAGCAATGGGGTGGCAGCCAGCAATGAACTCATGCTGTCTACTAACCACATCACGACAGTCATCAACGTGTCGGTGGAGGTGGCCAACGCGTGCTTCGAAGGCATCCAGTACGTACACGTGCCGGTGGTAGATGCTCCCACCACGCACCTCTACGACTTTTTTGACCCTATTGCAGATCACATCCACAGCGTGGAAATGAAGCAGGGCCGAACGCTGCTGCACTGCGCCGCCGGGGTGAGCCGCTCTGCCACCCTCTGCCTCGCGTACCTCATGAAGTACCACTCCATGACGCTGCTGGACGCCTACATGTGGACCAAGTTATGCCGCCCCATCATCCAGCCCAACATCGGCTTTTGGGAACAGCTGATCCATTACGAATTCAAGCTGTTCAGCAAGAACACCGTTCACATGATCAGTTCTCCGGTGGGTATGATTCCAGACATCTACGAGAAAACGTCTGTTTGA